A single window of Methylobacterium nodulans ORS 2060 DNA harbors:
- a CDS encoding tail assembly protein, whose product MMRTVRLYGSLAERFGASFRLDVRSLAEACRALGAQLPGFRQAIEDGRFRVVCGKSRRSKRALHLDKDLITFGLPEGDLHIVPVIRARKSGMSVGKIIVGTLIAVASFWIPGGQFLLGLGISLALQGVSSLLSPKKKTEKQKKSYMFQGADNVSEQGIPVPLIYGRAMVNPITISAGVTTANSNGLPTA is encoded by the coding sequence ATGATGCGGACCGTCCGCCTCTACGGCTCGCTGGCGGAACGCTTCGGCGCTTCCTTCCGGCTTGATGTGCGCTCGCTGGCGGAGGCCTGCCGCGCGCTCGGTGCGCAGCTCCCGGGCTTCCGCCAGGCGATCGAGGACGGCCGGTTCCGGGTCGTGTGCGGCAAGAGCCGCCGCTCGAAGAGGGCGCTCCACCTCGACAAGGATCTGATCACCTTCGGGCTGCCGGAAGGCGACCTGCACATCGTGCCGGTGATCCGCGCCCGCAAATCCGGCATGTCGGTCGGCAAGATCATCGTCGGCACGCTGATCGCCGTGGCCTCCTTCTGGATCCCCGGGGGACAGTTTCTGCTCGGCCTCGGCATCTCCCTCGCGCTCCAGGGCGTGTCCTCTCTGCTGTCGCCCAAAAAGAAAACCGAGAAACAGAAGAAGTCCTACATGTTCCAGGGCGCCGATAACGTCTCGGAGCAAGGCATTCCCGTTCCTCTCATCTACGGGCGCGCCATGGTGAACCCGATCACGATCTCTGCTGGCGTGACCACGGCCAACAGCAACGGCCTGCCGACCGCGTAA
- the gpJ gene encoding TipJ family phage tail tip protein: protein MDRIDFDPAAAPEDSMRQDAPIRGRKSSSGRGKTGGSGSSAPDTLFSNATVRLVDLLGEGEITGVVGGLKGIYFNDVPVQNADGTFNFKGLSADFRTGTPDQSYMPGYPEVETPREVGVKVSKATPVTAAISDGEADRARVIIELPALFLAKNDGSVRQNSVSFRIEARYSGGPWVNQLGDLTITGKNTSPYFVSYEVALPRNPAGSSPPWQVRVTRLTDDTDGFNTSQDKWTSQSDLVFYSLTAIQDAKFSYPHSALVGLTADASQFGSSVPARTYLVDGLLIKVPSNYDPVARTYSGIWDGTFKEEWSDNPAWVFYDVLWNDRYGLGEFISVESIDKWTLYEIGRYCDVLVSDGKGGQEPRFRFNAQISTQQDAFDLLQQISAIWRGMAYWSSGAVTATQDRPDDVRQLVTPANVIEGLITYSSSGRKARHTVALVSWTDPDNLFKPQIEVVEHGEGIARYGYNPTKIDLLGCTSRGQAHREGLWRLLVENYATQTATYRAGLDHAVRRPGDIIAIADPQISNIDAGGRLKAGSTASTLLLDRPVTLKSGVPYEISVTLPDGSVAERQITTLAGVDLTEVSISPALPSVPDAAAVWQIAGEVVPQLFRIVGIKEVEPHICGIQALQHEPSIYAAVDDGAAFEPLNISEFPNVVLAPTNLTVRESTYFENNLPRQSLLLSWTAGQPFNSVAYYVTAIKPNGSLVTLPKRSTTSADFDDAATGEWTFIVQAEGLNGRLSDAAQITYTVQGWEGLAGPTVTGLQVKGGGSVFTGRSCTLEWGLTWPPDVRPYEVGYAFRVFDADTNALLHTEIITAAQATYDYEENLNEGGPRRRFRVSVAARDAIGRESQPAVLVVSNPAPAMVVPTLDWTTESIGVWMTPPADSDLAGVLVWLSKTSNFDPLATSPAADVAPTGFLLLPAEAETTYYVRVAFYDSFGKNPAELNISPQVEIRTTNKIIDVQAPDIPTGLNLTTDLEVSATGVATAAITATWNPVGSSNLGIYEFELTEGDGVTNSSWIRDRADKGQPTFTWRNLKPGVLYTARVRTVNDSGVAVSGWSPIATITAAKNTAKPGAITSFTVDAAYRTASLSWVNPSDPDLAAIEVWVGTRDDGADASLFATVPAPLNFFSDTTLEIVQTRKYWVRPVNSSGTAGDFVGPKTATTAALPAAALQNGVIDQTKLAASVVAPTAVTSLPDPATWTGPALAYNATDGKLYRLVGGQWTTAVQAVDITGALTSAQIQSIEAAKVAGQLTASQIASINAAQVVGQIVASQIASITAAQISGQLTSDQIVSLAATKVAGQLTADQIASINAVAIQGQLTAAQLADNAVTQAKLALGLSAVGIVSSLPDPAGYTGPSVVLNGADGKVYRLVSGAWTAGVAAGDITGQLGEAQIAAGAITDAKIAALAASKITGTLTDAQIAQVSAAKLVGQVVASQIASIGAGQISGQITAAQIASLNAAQIAGTLSDSQIAGISTAKLIGQIAASQIADNAVGQSKLASGLSALGIVNGLPSLAGYTGPSVVLNSDGKIYRAVGGAWTAGVGASDVTGQLTDAQLAAISATKVSGTLSDDQLAGISAAKLIGQVVAAQVASVNAAVLQGQVTDAQIAGISTAKLAGQITQTQITDGAISTPKLATGAVNADKIEACSILASKLAVASLNLAANGGLQQGTSGWWGAAGGTGITPLVEGIRTDWAPQGMRVFSVRYDDANKPTSGISEIIYANPDATGAQQRIPVTPNARYEFSAYVSAHRCTAYVSIIWWDATGTYITEHGGNNIVATQLGSGSSLADWDRLARSWVIATAPANAASADIRVRWYNFGSNPYCMAGGLFFAQAVEGQTEPSPYSDAGVTTIEGGNVRTSSIYGDRLVARTITAGQIAVGAITATEIAGSTITGDKIAGATITGGLIAGRTISAGHIVAATLTTNEIAARTITATNLAAGTITAYEIAGSAITGDRIAGGTITGGNISGATITGFNISGRTIGAGHIVTGSLTANEIAVNSLTGDRIAGSTITGDRIAGNTITGANISAGTLTARELAAGSVTASKLVLTDPSNMLKNGDFTNPIDGSANSEGWSLGGGDTLIDTSVATDPGGMHRLRSNARDCAYSDPIAVRPGDVINLSARVFNANGERASLMAVLTDAAGGNGQWPTAAYTDLKNQWVDLSGQITIPEGIQRMQVLLLCDKPYAYGSYVYWGKVQARKAANAQMIVDGAITAAKIAAKSITAGQIATGTITATEIAGSTITGDKIAGSTITGTNIAGGTITGSLIAGGTIQAGNLAAGSVTTSKLAVASLNLAPNADCTNVDSSGFVAGWSVGGGNSGAVIVNDGTDTNHAPAGMRAFRCRTNGENIAQGTIAEVHIDRQKTDGNAERISVRAGEYYEISAYLATIRCQAIVGLIWLDNNQSYIGETWGNWTTLDWQGSFYNSVEEWDQYARSKLIVVAPAGAVYAQPRVRFGNTWINGQGWHYVMVSGLMFAKAIEGQTEVSPYSPPGLTTIDGGTIRTGSLHANRIIAGSITADRIAGGTITAGQIAGGTITGDKIAGRTISAGNLVSGTITANEIAGRTITADRIAGGTITAYEIASRTITASQIATGTLTANELAAGSVTTSKLAVSSANFAFNADMAQGLAGWTAGGQTWGGTPDIFVETGWVPSGFKGFAGYGTGWTGAGGQWFDTWHQRIDTSNNLQAFPCYPNTPYEFSAYVTCHRCDAQMHVLWLDSAGNAIRYDGSNVIGQFAKVGGALTDYPRMAILATSPSNAYGFKVLYRGQNITAAGPLIFVVGAMYAAARAGQAECSPYVDPGVTTITGTNITTGSIYGDRLVARTITAGQIAVGAITATEIAANTITADQIAGSTIIGWNIQARTLGAGHIAAGAITAYEIAANTITANQIAGQTIIGWNIAGNTISADKLVANSITAGQISAGAIGVDQLAAGAITADKIGVGLNSTNLLYNSDFRAGTPGVNNWGGGTVPGIYGTWSNLGDLGNRAPYIGLNQSGPGWQPNGMGSLQVSCAGTPPAGYVWDTYASTPKQDGTWSQRFPVVAGKRYEVSGYVSAHRCKAHLIIVWMDANDAYCGEAWTNTVENAMSNGNLSAWARMGCFATAPSNAATAAIYLRTTFNGGDGPYTFWSGLYFGQAKPNQAEYSDWAPGSSTVIWGDTIATGTMNANKITAGTITADRIAANAITGYQIAGTTISGWHIQSNSIYADKIQVGGGQSLTSWMGSDTTKINGGAIEANSIRVNALTVALRGVRTVGIDFSVDKNTRTVSWTGGHVLWIDDAGNNVASWCPGGSGNAGATLCYIWWDKRRPNQLNFAANNWPDIFADKNTVLMCSYDGYAGLNPTYGGTIIDGSRINTGTITANQIAANAIQASHIAAGQITAEKIGAGQVTADKIGAGMITAGVIQIGGNNFVLEAPNNTGLGRMYCRDSNGTLRVAVGYINDLSGGGWGLAMWDDASNLILNGTGVNGGGLWVNSVSANKLSVTQLSAITANVGTMTAGLLQSGDGQMQVDLNNKRIIIWG, encoded by the coding sequence ATGGACCGCATCGATTTCGATCCGGCCGCCGCGCCGGAGGACAGCATGCGCCAGGACGCTCCCATCCGGGGGAGGAAGTCCTCTTCCGGCCGCGGCAAGACCGGCGGCTCGGGCTCGAGCGCACCCGACACCCTGTTCTCGAACGCGACGGTCCGTCTCGTGGACCTGCTCGGCGAGGGCGAGATCACGGGCGTCGTCGGCGGCCTGAAGGGCATCTACTTCAACGACGTCCCGGTCCAGAACGCGGACGGCACCTTCAACTTCAAGGGCCTGAGCGCCGACTTCCGCACCGGCACGCCGGATCAGTCCTACATGCCCGGCTATCCCGAGGTGGAGACGCCGCGGGAGGTCGGGGTCAAGGTCAGCAAGGCGACGCCGGTCACCGCCGCGATCAGCGACGGCGAGGCGGACCGGGCCCGCGTCATCATCGAGCTGCCGGCCCTGTTCCTGGCCAAGAACGACGGCTCGGTCCGCCAGAACAGCGTCAGCTTCCGGATCGAGGCCCGCTACAGCGGCGGGCCATGGGTGAACCAGCTTGGCGACCTCACCATCACCGGCAAGAACACCTCGCCTTACTTCGTGTCCTACGAGGTCGCCCTGCCGCGCAATCCGGCCGGGTCGAGCCCGCCCTGGCAGGTGCGGGTCACGCGCCTGACCGACGACACCGACGGCTTCAACACCAGCCAGGACAAGTGGACGAGCCAGAGCGATCTCGTCTTCTACTCGCTCACCGCGATCCAGGACGCCAAGTTCAGCTATCCGCATTCGGCCCTGGTCGGCCTGACCGCGGACGCGAGCCAGTTCGGCTCCTCGGTGCCGGCCCGGACCTATCTGGTGGACGGCCTGCTCATCAAGGTGCCGTCGAACTACGATCCGGTCGCGCGCACCTACTCCGGCATCTGGGATGGCACCTTCAAGGAGGAGTGGTCGGACAATCCGGCCTGGGTCTTCTACGACGTGCTGTGGAACGACCGCTATGGGCTCGGCGAGTTCATCAGCGTCGAGAGCATCGACAAGTGGACCCTGTACGAGATCGGCCGCTACTGCGACGTGCTGGTCTCGGACGGCAAGGGCGGCCAGGAGCCGCGCTTCCGCTTCAACGCCCAGATCAGCACTCAGCAGGACGCCTTCGACCTGCTCCAGCAGATCAGCGCGATCTGGCGCGGCATGGCCTACTGGTCCTCGGGCGCGGTCACGGCCACCCAGGACCGGCCCGACGACGTCCGCCAGCTGGTCACGCCAGCCAACGTCATCGAGGGGCTGATCACCTACAGCTCCTCGGGGCGCAAGGCCCGCCACACGGTGGCGCTGGTCAGCTGGACCGACCCGGACAATCTGTTCAAGCCGCAGATCGAGGTCGTTGAGCACGGCGAGGGCATTGCCCGCTACGGCTACAACCCGACCAAGATCGACCTGCTCGGCTGCACCTCGCGTGGGCAGGCGCATCGCGAGGGCCTGTGGCGCCTCCTGGTCGAGAACTATGCGACGCAGACCGCCACCTACCGGGCGGGCCTCGACCATGCCGTGCGGCGCCCCGGCGACATCATCGCCATCGCCGACCCGCAGATCAGCAACATCGACGCCGGCGGGCGCCTCAAGGCCGGCTCGACGGCCTCGACCCTCCTCCTCGATCGGCCGGTCACCCTGAAGAGCGGGGTGCCCTACGAGATCTCCGTCACCCTGCCGGACGGCAGCGTGGCAGAGCGGCAGATCACGACGCTGGCCGGCGTCGACCTCACCGAGGTCAGCATCTCGCCCGCCCTGCCTTCCGTGCCGGACGCCGCGGCGGTGTGGCAGATCGCCGGCGAGGTGGTGCCGCAGCTGTTCCGGATCGTCGGCATCAAGGAGGTCGAGCCGCACATCTGCGGGATCCAGGCGCTCCAGCACGAGCCCTCGATCTATGCGGCGGTGGACGATGGCGCGGCCTTCGAGCCGCTGAACATCAGCGAGTTCCCGAACGTCGTTCTCGCCCCGACGAACCTCACGGTGAGGGAAAGCACCTACTTTGAGAACAACCTGCCGCGGCAGAGCCTGCTCCTCAGCTGGACGGCTGGCCAGCCCTTCAACTCGGTCGCCTACTACGTCACGGCCATTAAGCCGAACGGCTCGCTGGTGACCCTACCGAAGCGCAGCACCACCTCGGCGGACTTTGACGACGCGGCCACGGGCGAGTGGACCTTCATCGTCCAGGCCGAGGGGTTGAACGGGCGCCTGTCGGACGCCGCCCAGATCACCTACACGGTCCAGGGCTGGGAAGGGCTTGCCGGGCCCACCGTCACCGGCCTGCAGGTCAAGGGCGGCGGCAGCGTCTTCACGGGGCGGAGCTGCACCCTGGAGTGGGGCCTGACCTGGCCGCCGGACGTGAGGCCTTACGAGGTCGGTTACGCCTTCCGGGTGTTCGACGCGGACACGAATGCGCTCCTCCACACCGAGATCATCACCGCCGCGCAGGCGACCTACGACTACGAGGAGAACCTCAACGAGGGCGGCCCGCGGCGGCGCTTCCGGGTCTCGGTGGCGGCGCGCGACGCGATCGGCCGCGAGAGCCAGCCGGCGGTGCTCGTCGTGTCCAATCCGGCGCCCGCCATGGTCGTCCCGACGCTGGACTGGACGACGGAGAGCATCGGCGTCTGGATGACCCCGCCGGCGGACTCCGATCTCGCCGGCGTGCTGGTCTGGCTGTCCAAGACGAGCAACTTCGACCCGCTCGCCACGTCCCCTGCGGCCGATGTCGCCCCGACCGGCTTCCTGCTGCTGCCGGCCGAGGCCGAGACGACCTATTACGTGCGGGTCGCCTTCTACGACAGCTTCGGCAAGAACCCGGCCGAGCTGAACATCTCGCCGCAGGTCGAGATCCGCACCACCAACAAGATCATCGACGTCCAGGCGCCCGACATCCCGACCGGGCTCAACCTGACGACGGATCTGGAAGTCTCGGCGACTGGCGTGGCGACGGCCGCGATCACCGCGACCTGGAACCCGGTCGGCAGCAGCAACCTCGGGATCTACGAATTCGAGCTGACGGAGGGCGACGGCGTCACGAACTCGTCCTGGATCCGTGACCGCGCCGACAAGGGCCAGCCGACCTTCACCTGGCGCAACCTCAAGCCGGGCGTTCTCTACACGGCCCGCGTCCGCACCGTGAACGACAGCGGGGTGGCGGTCTCGGGCTGGTCCCCGATCGCTACCATCACCGCGGCCAAGAACACCGCGAAGCCCGGCGCGATCACGAGCTTCACCGTGGACGCCGCCTACCGGACGGCAAGCCTGTCGTGGGTCAACCCGAGCGACCCGGACCTTGCCGCGATCGAGGTGTGGGTCGGGACGCGCGACGACGGGGCGGACGCCAGCCTGTTCGCGACAGTCCCAGCGCCGCTCAACTTCTTCAGCGACACCACCCTGGAGATCGTGCAGACCCGCAAATACTGGGTCCGGCCGGTCAACAGCTCGGGCACGGCCGGCGACTTCGTCGGCCCGAAGACGGCGACCACGGCGGCCCTCCCGGCGGCGGCACTGCAGAACGGTGTCATCGACCAGACCAAGCTCGCCGCCTCGGTCGTGGCGCCGACCGCGGTCACCAGCCTGCCGGATCCCGCAACCTGGACGGGCCCCGCGCTCGCTTACAACGCGACGGACGGCAAGCTCTACCGGCTCGTGGGTGGGCAGTGGACGACCGCGGTGCAGGCGGTCGACATCACGGGCGCCCTCACCAGCGCCCAGATCCAGTCCATTGAGGCAGCGAAGGTCGCCGGCCAGCTCACCGCCTCGCAGATCGCCAGCATCAATGCCGCCCAGGTTGTCGGCCAGATCGTCGCCTCGCAGATCGCCAGCATCACGGCGGCCCAGATCAGCGGGCAACTCACCTCCGACCAGATCGTCAGCCTTGCGGCCACGAAGGTCGCCGGCCAGCTCACGGCGGATCAGATCGCGAGCATCAATGCGGTCGCGATCCAAGGCCAGCTCACGGCCGCGCAGCTCGCCGACAACGCCGTCACCCAGGCCAAGCTCGCCTTGGGCCTCTCGGCGGTCGGGATCGTGTCCAGCCTGCCGGACCCGGCCGGCTACACGGGCCCGTCCGTGGTGCTCAACGGCGCGGACGGCAAGGTCTACCGGCTGGTCTCCGGGGCCTGGACCGCCGGCGTTGCTGCGGGCGACATCACCGGGCAACTGGGCGAGGCCCAGATCGCGGCCGGCGCCATCACGGATGCCAAGATCGCGGCTCTGGCCGCCTCGAAGATCACCGGCACCCTCACGGACGCCCAGATCGCCCAGGTTTCGGCCGCGAAGCTCGTCGGGCAGGTGGTTGCGAGCCAGATCGCGAGCATCGGTGCCGGCCAAATCTCTGGCCAGATCACGGCCGCCCAGATCGCGAGCCTGAACGCGGCCCAGATCGCCGGCACACTGTCGGATAGCCAGATCGCCGGCATCAGCACCGCGAAGCTCATCGGCCAGATCGCCGCGAGTCAGATCGCCGACAACGCCGTTGGCCAGTCGAAGCTCGCCTCCGGTCTGTCCGCCCTCGGCATCGTCAACGGGCTCCCGAGCCTCGCGGGCTACACCGGCCCCTCCGTGGTGCTCAACTCGGACGGCAAGATCTACCGCGCGGTGGGTGGGGCTTGGACCGCGGGGGTCGGGGCCTCCGACGTGACGGGCCAGCTCACGGACGCGCAGCTCGCGGCGATCAGCGCGACCAAGGTCAGCGGCACATTGTCGGATGACCAGCTCGCGGGCATCAGCGCGGCGAAGCTGATCGGACAGGTCGTGGCCGCGCAGGTGGCCTCGGTCAATGCCGCCGTGCTCCAGGGGCAGGTCACGGACGCGCAGATCGCCGGCATTAGCACGGCGAAGCTCGCAGGCCAGATCACTCAGACCCAGATTACGGACGGCGCCATCAGCACGCCGAAGCTGGCGACCGGCGCCGTCAACGCGGACAAGATCGAAGCTTGCTCGATCCTGGCCTCGAAGCTGGCGGTGGCGAGCCTGAACCTCGCCGCGAACGGCGGCCTCCAGCAGGGCACCTCCGGCTGGTGGGGCGCGGCCGGCGGCACGGGCATCACTCCGCTCGTGGAGGGCATCCGCACCGATTGGGCTCCGCAGGGCATGCGGGTCTTCTCGGTCCGCTACGACGATGCCAACAAGCCGACGAGCGGCATCTCCGAGATCATCTACGCCAACCCGGATGCGACGGGGGCCCAGCAGCGGATCCCGGTCACGCCGAATGCGCGCTACGAGTTCTCGGCCTACGTCTCGGCGCACCGCTGCACCGCCTATGTGTCGATCATCTGGTGGGACGCCACCGGCACCTACATCACCGAGCACGGCGGCAACAACATCGTCGCCACGCAGCTCGGCTCTGGCTCATCACTGGCGGATTGGGATCGGCTCGCCCGCTCCTGGGTGATCGCCACCGCGCCGGCCAACGCCGCCAGTGCCGATATCCGGGTCCGCTGGTACAACTTCGGCAGCAACCCCTACTGCATGGCGGGCGGGTTGTTCTTCGCCCAGGCCGTCGAGGGCCAGACCGAGCCGAGCCCGTACTCCGACGCGGGCGTGACCACGATCGAGGGCGGCAACGTCCGCACCAGCTCGATCTACGGGGACCGGCTCGTCGCCCGCACCATCACGGCGGGGCAGATCGCGGTCGGGGCCATCACGGCGACCGAGATTGCCGGTTCGACCATCACGGGCGACAAGATCGCGGGCGCGACCATCACGGGCGGGCTGATCGCCGGCCGGACGATCAGCGCCGGGCATATCGTGGCCGCGACGCTCACCACCAATGAGATCGCCGCCCGCACCATCACGGCGACCAACCTCGCCGCAGGGACCATCACCGCCTACGAGATCGCCGGCTCGGCCATCACGGGCGACCGTATCGCGGGCGGGACGATCACCGGAGGCAACATCTCCGGCGCCACGATCACGGGCTTCAACATCTCTGGCCGCACCATCGGGGCCGGGCACATCGTCACCGGCAGCCTCACCGCGAACGAGATCGCCGTCAACTCGCTGACGGGTGACCGGATTGCCGGGTCCACCATCACGGGTGACCGCATCGCCGGCAACACCATCACGGGGGCGAACATCAGCGCCGGGACGCTGACTGCGCGCGAGCTGGCGGCCGGATCGGTCACCGCCTCGAAGCTGGTCCTCACCGATCCCAGCAACATGCTGAAGAACGGGGACTTCACGAACCCGATCGACGGCTCGGCGAACTCCGAGGGCTGGTCTCTCGGCGGCGGCGACACGCTCATCGATACGTCGGTCGCGACCGACCCCGGCGGTATGCACCGCCTGCGCTCGAATGCACGCGACTGCGCCTATTCCGACCCGATCGCGGTGCGGCCGGGCGACGTCATCAACCTGTCGGCGCGCGTCTTCAACGCAAACGGCGAGCGGGCCAGCCTCATGGCCGTTCTCACCGATGCCGCCGGGGGGAACGGCCAGTGGCCGACCGCGGCCTACACCGACCTCAAGAACCAATGGGTCGATCTCTCGGGTCAGATCACCATCCCCGAAGGCATCCAGCGGATGCAGGTGCTCCTGCTGTGTGACAAGCCCTACGCCTATGGCAGCTACGTCTACTGGGGCAAGGTGCAGGCGCGGAAAGCTGCCAACGCTCAGATGATCGTGGATGGCGCGATCACGGCTGCCAAGATCGCCGCGAAGTCCATCACCGCAGGTCAGATCGCCACCGGCACCATCACGGCGACCGAGATTGCGGGCAGCACGATCACCGGCGACAAGATCGCCGGCAGCACCATCACCGGGACCAACATCGCGGGCGGCACCATCACGGGCAGCCTCATTGCTGGCGGCACCATTCAGGCGGGCAACCTCGCAGCCGGCTCCGTCACGACCAGTAAGCTGGCGGTTGCGTCGCTGAACCTCGCGCCGAATGCCGACTGCACCAACGTCGACAGCAGCGGCTTCGTGGCCGGCTGGTCGGTCGGCGGTGGCAACTCGGGCGCGGTGATCGTCAACGACGGGACGGACACCAACCACGCTCCGGCCGGGATGCGGGCCTTCCGCTGCCGTACCAACGGGGAGAACATCGCCCAGGGCACGATCGCAGAAGTCCACATCGACCGCCAGAAGACGGACGGCAATGCCGAGAGGATCTCCGTCAGGGCCGGCGAGTATTACGAGATCAGTGCCTATCTGGCGACCATCCGCTGCCAAGCCATTGTCGGCTTGATCTGGCTCGACAACAACCAGAGTTACATCGGTGAGACCTGGGGCAATTGGACGACCCTGGACTGGCAGGGTTCGTTCTACAACTCCGTGGAAGAGTGGGACCAGTACGCCCGCTCGAAGCTGATCGTCGTCGCTCCGGCCGGTGCGGTCTACGCGCAGCCGCGGGTGCGGTTCGGCAACACCTGGATCAACGGTCAGGGCTGGCACTACGTCATGGTGTCCGGCCTGATGTTCGCCAAGGCCATCGAGGGCCAGACGGAGGTGTCGCCCTATTCGCCGCCGGGCCTGACCACCATTGACGGCGGCACCATCCGCACGGGCTCGCTGCACGCCAACCGCATCATCGCGGGCTCGATCACCGCGGATCGGATCGCGGGTGGGACCATTACGGCCGGTCAGATCGCGGGCGGCACCATCACCGGAGACAAGATCGCCGGGCGCACGATCTCGGCCGGCAATCTGGTCTCGGGCACGATCACCGCCAACGAGATCGCCGGGCGGACCATCACGGCGGACCGGATCGCAGGCGGAACCATTACGGCCTACGAGATCGCGTCGCGGACCATCACGGCCTCGCAGATCGCGACTGGGACGCTCACCGCCAATGAGCTGGCGGCCGGATCGGTCACGACCAGCAAGCTTGCCGTCTCCAGCGCCAACTTCGCCTTCAACGCCGACATGGCCCAGGGCCTCGCCGGCTGGACGGCTGGCGGCCAGACCTGGGGCGGGACGCCCGACATCTTCGTGGAGACGGGCTGGGTGCCGTCGGGCTTCAAGGGCTTCGCCGGCTACGGCACGGGCTGGACTGGGGCCGGCGGACAGTGGTTCGACACCTGGCACCAGCGCATCGACACGAGCAACAACCTCCAAGCATTTCCCTGCTATCCGAACACGCCCTACGAGTTCTCGGCCTACGTCACCTGCCATCGCTGCGATGCGCAGATGCATGTCCTGTGGCTGGACAGCGCCGGCAACGCCATCCGCTACGACGGATCGAACGTCATCGGTCAGTTCGCGAAGGTCGGCGGAGCCCTGACCGACTACCCGCGGATGGCGATCCTCGCGACCTCGCCGTCCAACGCCTACGGGTTCAAGGTGCTCTACCGCGGTCAAAACATCACCGCGGCGGGCCCCCTCATCTTCGTAGTCGGGGCCATGTACGCTGCGGCGCGGGCGGGCCAGGCCGAGTGCTCGCCCTACGTGGACCCCGGGGTCACCACGATCACCGGCACCAACATCACCACCGGCTCGATCTACGGGGATCGGCTGGTGGCTCGCACCATCACGGCGGGCCAGATCGCGGTCGGCGCCATCACCGCGACCGAGATTGCCGCCAATACCATCACGGCGGACCAGATTGCGGGCTCCACCATCATCGGCTGGAATATCCAGGCGCGCACGCTCGGCGCCGGCCATATCGCGGCCGGGGCCATCACCGCTTATGAGATCGCGGCCAACACCATCACCGCGAACCAGATCGCCGGCCAGACCATCATCGGCTGGAACATCGCCGGCAACACGATCTCAGCGGACAAGCTCGTCGCGAACTCGATCACCGCCGGGCAGATCTCGGCCGGCGCCATCGGCGTGGACCAGCTCGCGGCGGGCGCGATCACGGCCGACAAGATCGGCGTCGGGCTCAACTCGACCAACCTGCTCTACAACTCTGACTTCCGGGCGGGCACGCCCGGCGTGAACAACTGGGGCGGCGGCACCGTCCCCGGCATCTACGGGACGTGGTCGAACCTGGGGGATCTGGGCAACCGCGCCCCCTACATCGGGCTCAACCAATCGGGCCCCGGCTGGCAGCCGAACGGGATGGGCTCGTTGCAGGTGAGCTGCGCCGGCACCCCGCCGGCCGGCTATGTCTGGGACACCTATGCGTCGACCCCGAAGCAGGACGGCACCTGGAGCCAGCGGTTCCCGGTGGTCGCCGGCAAGCGATACGAGGTGTCCGGCTACGTGTCGGCTCACCGCTGCAAGGCTCACCTCATCATCGTCTGGATGGATGCCAACGACGCCTATTGCGGGGAGGCCTGGACCAACACCGTCGAGAACGCGATGAGCAACGGCAACCTGAGCGCCTGGGCGCGCATGGGTTGCTTCGCCACCGCCCCGTCCAACGCCGCCACGGCCGCAATCTACCTGCGGACGACGTTCAATGGTGGTGACGGCCCTTATACCTTCTGGAGCGGCCTCTACTTCGGGCAGGCCAAGCCCAATCAGGCCGAATATTCGGACTGGGCGCCGGGCTCCTCGACCGTGATCTGGGGCGACACCATCGCCACCGGCACCATGAACGCCAACAAGATCACCGCCGGCACCATCACGGCCGACAGGATCGCTGCGAACGCCATCACCGGGTACCAGATCGCTGGCACGACCATCTCCGGCTGGCACATCCAGTCGAACTCGATCTACGCCGACAAGATCCAGGTCGGCGGCGGGCAATCGCTCACGAGCTGGATGGGCTCGGATACCACCAAGATCAATGGCGGCGCGATCGAAGCTAACTCGATCCGGGTCAACGCCCTGACGGTGGCCCTGCGCGGCGTCCGCACGGTCGGCATCGACTTCTCGGTTGACAAAAACACTCGCACCGTCTCGTGGACAGGAGGTCACGTCCTGTGGATCGACGACGCCGGCAACAATGTCGCGAGCTGGTGCCCAGGCGGCAGCGGTAACGCAGGCGCCACCCTCTGCTACATCTGGTGGGACAAGCGGCGGCCGAACCAGCTCAACTTCGCCGCCAACAACTGGCCTGACATCTTCGCCGATAAGAACACCGTCCTTATGTGTTCTTACGACGGCTATGCTGGGCTGAACCCGACATACGGCGGGACGATCATCGACGGCAGCCGGATCAACACCGGCACCATCACCGCCAACCAGATCGCCGCCAACGCGATCCAGGCCAGCCACATCGCGGCCGGACAGATCACCGCAGAGAAGATCGGCGCCGGGCAGGTCACCGCGGACAAGATCGGGGCCGGCATGATAACGGCCGGCGTCATCCAGATCGGCGGCAACAATTTCGTGCTGGAGGCACCGAACAACACGGGCCTTGGTCGCATGTACTGCCGCGACAGCAACGGCACGTTGCGTGTGGCGGTTGGCTACATCAACGATCTCTCCGGTGGCGGCTGGGGTCTCGCGATGTGGGATGACGCCAGCAACCTCATCCTCAACGGGACCGGCGTCAACGGTGGCGGCCTCTGGGTCAACTCGGTCAGCGCCAACAAGCTCTCGGTGACGCAACTCTCGGCCATCACCGCCAATGTCGGCACCATGACCGCCGGCCTGCTTCAGAGCGGCGACGGTCAGATGCAGGTCGACCTTAACAACAAGCGGATCATCATCTGGGGCTGA